One genomic window of Fusobacterium sp. includes the following:
- a CDS encoding thioredoxin family protein: protein MGIFDKVFKGGCSCGSCDVDETSKENTIKKEGAMTIKVLGTGCKNCVNLADNVKKALTSLNIETNIEKVTDMGDISSYGIMSTPGLVIDEKVVSYGKVLKPEEIVKIIEKL, encoded by the coding sequence ATGGGAATATTTGATAAAGTTTTTAAAGGTGGTTGTAGTTGTGGTAGTTGTGATGTTGATGAAACTTCAAAAGAAAATACTATAAAAAAAGAAGGAGCCATGACTATAAAAGTTTTAGGAACTGGCTGCAAAAATTGTGTTAACTTAGCTGATAATGTAAAAAAAGCCCTTACTTCTTTAAACATAGAGACCAATATAGAAAAAGTGACAGATATGGGAGATATTTCAAGTTATGGAATAATGTCTACTCCAGGTTTAGTTATAGATGAAAAAGTCGTTTCTTATGGAAAAGTACTAAAACCAGAAGAAATAGTAAAAATAATAGAAAAATTATAA
- a CDS encoding permease, with product MSIIIAIWSFFEDQFLKMLWLDNLVKKGLTALGIDANSRIGGSIQFFIYDTIKIIVLLSILIFVISYIQSFFPPERTKKILGNFKGIKANILSALLGTVTPFCSCSSIPIFIGFTNAGLPVGVTFSFLISSPLVDLGSFILLISVFGLPIAAIYVIVGLVLAVIGGTILDKMGMEKYVVKFTKPAGSIDIESPELTTKERLEYAHEQVKETVKKVFWYVIVGVGIGALIHNWIPAGIIQKILGTNNPFSVLIATFVGIPMYADIFGTIPIAEALFAKGVGVGTILSFMMGVTALSLPSIIMLKKVVQNKLLVTFVGIVAVGIIIIGYSFNAFGYLFI from the coding sequence ATGTCAATAATTATTGCTATCTGGTCTTTTTTTGAAGATCAGTTCTTAAAAATGTTATGGCTAGATAATTTAGTAAAAAAAGGACTTACTGCCTTAGGAATAGATGCTAACAGCAGAATAGGTGGTAGTATTCAGTTTTTTATATATGATACTATAAAAATAATTGTACTTTTATCCATTCTTATTTTTGTTATTTCATATATTCAAAGCTTCTTTCCACCAGAAAGAACAAAGAAAATTCTTGGAAATTTCAAAGGAATAAAAGCAAATATTTTAAGTGCTTTACTTGGTACTGTAACACCTTTTTGCAGTTGTTCTTCTATTCCTATATTTATAGGATTTACAAATGCAGGACTTCCTGTTGGAGTAACATTTTCCTTTTTAATATCTTCTCCTTTGGTAGATTTAGGATCATTCATTTTATTGATTAGTGTATTTGGTTTACCAATAGCAGCAATTTATGTCATTGTTGGACTTGTTCTCGCTGTAATTGGAGGAACTATTCTGGATAAAATGGGAATGGAAAAATATGTTGTTAAATTTACAAAACCTGCTGGAAGTATAGATATAGAGTCCCCTGAACTTACAACTAAAGAAAGACTTGAATATGCTCATGAGCAAGTAAAAGAAACAGTAAAGAAAGTATTTTGGTATGTAATTGTTGGTGTCGGAATAGGTGCTTTAATTCATAACTGGATACCAGCTGGAATTATTCAAAAAATATTAGGTACTAATAATCCATTTTCAGTATTGATAGCAACATTTGTAGGAATACCAATGTATGCAGATATATTTGGAACAATTCCTATTGCAGAAGCTCTTTTTGCAAAAGGTGTTGGTGTTGGAACTATTTTATCTTTCATGATGGGAGTTACAGCATTAAGTTTACCATCTATAATAATGTTAAAAAAGGTTGTACAAAATAAGCTGCTTGTAACATTTGTAGGAATAGTAGCTGTTGGAATAATAATAATTGGTTATAGTTTTAATGCATTTGGTTATTTATTTATTTAA
- a CDS encoding metalloregulator ArsR/SmtB family transcription factor yields the protein MEKKYENMSKLFKALSDPNRLIILEMLKYGENCSCKILEELHIGQSTLSHHMKILYDSGIIKCRKDGKWSYYSFDEEGCKNLKTILDEILDCESIIKKGEDNLCQ from the coding sequence ATGGAAAAAAAATATGAAAATATGTCAAAACTTTTCAAAGCTTTAAGTGACCCTAATAGGCTTATCATATTAGAAATGTTAAAGTATGGAGAAAATTGTTCTTGTAAAATTTTAGAAGAGCTCCATATTGGACAATCTACTTTATCACATCATATGAAAATCCTATATGACAGTGGAATTATTAAATGCAGAAAAGATGGGAAATGGAGTTATTATTCTTTTGACGAAGAAGGATGTAAAAATTTAAAAACAATATTAGATGAAATATTAGATTGTGAGTCAATAATAAAAAAGGGAGAGGATAATCTATGTCAATAA